The genome window GTCCGCGACGGGCATCAAGATGCAGAATCGTTGGCCATCTGGACCGGCCCGTCCCTGACGGCTGCTGTGCCCCCATCAATCTACTTTTGAAGTCTCGTAGTAGAAAGGTTGCATATACCGACCTCTGACACAGGCCTCACTTCTGTTTCTGTTTCTGTTTCCgtctttccttctcttcaATCTGCTTGGCGATCTCGCTGGTGCGGATCACCTTAGGTGCCTTTGCTGGCGGTACCTTGTAGCCCGTGATCCAAGTTGGAGCAAACATGCCGACCTGTCTCTGATACGCCTTATACTCTGGGTATTTCCCCGCCGTGATGAGCTCCGTGAGCCACGTCGACCCTTGAAAGAGCATGATCAGAAAGGAAGGACCCACGCCAGCCCAACTGTACAAGTTCCTTGTGGCATAACAACTCCACTGATACAGGACAAACCAGATGGTCTGCTCGCAAGCAAAGTTGGGATGCCTCGAGTAGCTCCACAGGCCCGTCGTGATGAAGCCACGATCGAGGTCGTCTTGCTTGAAGCCTGACGGAACCTTGGCGGTTTTTCGGTATTGCTGCTTGGCAGATTGAAACTCCCACTGCTGTTGGTCGGCGATCCACTCCGTGAGGATCAACAAGAGCTCGACAGACGTATATGCGATGTCGGAGCTGGTCAGGTTGGGCTCAAACTGAGATGCCAGCAGGATGGGATAGGCGGGGGCTGCGAGGGCGAAAAGCAGGATGCTTTGGAtgaaggagatgaaggtCCAGTTGAAGACGTGAAAGGCAGCTTTGGGGACATATTGACGGATGATTTCCCTGCCCGGAATTAGTAAACCGTGATGAAGGTTAAAATACTTGCGAGTACACACACCATCGGTAGTCTTCCGATCCCACACTATAGCCGCCCTTTCTCCAGTAGTTGAAGGTGAGTCGAGCCTTCATCATGTTGTTAGCACTTCTGAGCTGAACCCCATGAGCGACGGTGTAACTTACGCTCCATGCAGCGCTGAAGAGGAGCGCCGCGTCTAGTCTCTGACTGGGAATTCCTGCCAAACGGGCCCAGGCATTGAAGTGGGCAATGTAGATGGTGGGCAACAAACTCCATGCCCGGTCAACTTGTGAATAGTTGCGGTTGATCTCGGCGGCAACCAGGAAGATAGCACCCAGCACTATCGAGATGGCGAATCCAGATatgagggggtttgtttccGCGTAGAGGTCCAGGAGACCCTCGCGGCGTGCAATGACATCAAGCACCTTGCTGGGCAGAGTGTAAAGCTGGGGGATAAACGGCTCCACCGTTTTGGAGAAGTCGGCGCAATCTTCGAGCGCTTTGATGGTTGGAAACGCCATTGTTGACTCGGATGTGTACTCAATGACCGGATATGAGTTGCTTCCTCAGTTGCAACATGAGATAGGTACTGGGAAGTCAAGTTATACCTGCTTGATGAGTGGCCAACTAACTGATGTGAGCGTCATCACATCCAGCGGCAACGATCTGGTGTTGGGCTGTGAAACGCTTGGATCGCCCAGGGTTAGGGGCGGTTTA of Podospora pseudopauciseta strain CBS 411.78 chromosome 7 map unlocalized CBS411.78m_7, whole genome shotgun sequence contains these proteins:
- a CDS encoding uncharacterized protein (EggNog:ENOG503NUSA; COG:S) — its product is MAFPTIKALEDCADFSKTVEPFIPQLYTLPSKVLDVIARREGLLDLYAETNPLISGFAISIVLGAIFLVAAEINRNYSQVDRAWSLLPTIYIAHFNAWARLAGIPSQRLDAALLFSAAWSARLTFNYWRKGGYSVGSEDYRWEIIRQYVPKAAFHVFNWTFISFIQSILLFALAAPAYPILLASQFEPNLTSSDIAYTSVELLLILTEWIADQQQWEFQSAKQQYRKTAKVPSGFKQDDLDRGFITTGLWSYSRHPNFACEQTIWFVLYQWSCYATRNLYSWAGVGPSFLIMLFQGSTWLTELITAGKYPEYKAYQRQVGMFAPTWITGYKVPPAKAPKVIRTSEIAKQIEEKERRKQKQKQK